From one Halanaerobiales bacterium genomic stretch:
- the argR gene encoding arginine repressor — translation MKSKRHLKILNLIKKEDIGTQQELVARLHEAGIEVTQATVSRDIKKLGLIKVPDGHGGYKYSLSSKRSKGDVQDWMKKMIQDFVVEMNYSENIIVLKTLLGTASGLGAAIDNSKWEKILGTVAGDDTILLVVKDRKYTEEVFNKIKELLG, via the coding sequence TTGAAAAGTAAAAGGCATTTAAAAATATTAAATTTAATAAAAAAAGAAGATATTGGAACCCAGCAGGAATTAGTTGCTAGATTGCATGAAGCTGGTATAGAAGTTACTCAGGCTACTGTTTCCCGGGATATTAAAAAACTGGGTTTGATCAAAGTTCCTGATGGTCATGGTGGCTATAAATATTCCTTATCTTCAAAAAGATCTAAAGGTGATGTCCAGGATTGGATGAAAAAAATGATTCAGGATTTTGTAGTTGAAATGAATTATAGTGAAAATATTATAGTATTAAAAACATTACTTGGCACAGCCAGTGGTCTTGGAGCTGCTATAGATAATTCTAAATGGGAAAAAATATTAGGAACTGTTGCAGGTGATGATACAATACTTCTTGTAGTAAAAGATAGAAAAT